A region of Allocoleopsis franciscana PCC 7113 DNA encodes the following proteins:
- a CDS encoding CHASE2 domain-containing protein has translation MGKLIVLKVDGDFNQGFRVTLEIGDYGDRPEVEVLGNLPPAPELVAQYSGWQSSYRRLGKATRILKAKGAKIDGSLKTRKQECRTQSFEFCDRLNTWLKAESFLSIREKWLSKVSTSDQVRVLIRANNPQLWQLPWHQWDLLERYTFAEIGISSLECEAPPRREKPPDRSQVKILAILGNSQDIQVEQDRQRLENLPNAATTFLVEPQRQELNDQLWQQHWDILFFAGHSQTEGERGRIYLNQTDSLTLDELKYSLQKAVAGGLQLAIFNSCDGLGLARELDKLHIPQMIVMREPVPDLVAQEFLKYFLDSFARGESLYRAVQEARQQLQGLEDDFPCASWLPVIYQNPAAVPLTWLQSPEPATELPSVQPVPPTLPPWHRWRTVLVTSWVVTSLVLGVRSLGLLQRWELKSYDQLLRQRPSELADARILLVGADEEDIREYKHPLPDAVLAKLIEKLEQYRPVAIGLDIFRDQAVPPGHNALVTQLKHNQRLVTVCFGTDPEHAAAPPPHSPADQLGFNDLQHDNDYTVRRYLQSRTPNPIAPLSVCKTPYSFSLQLAYRYLEAKGIPVNTTPDKNWQLGHVIFKRLEPHSGGYQKLDARGNQVLINYRNTPQIAQFVTLKQVFAGKLEPEWVKDRVVLIGVTAASIQDDHNTPYGRRRGLEVHAHLVSQMLSAVQDGRPLIWWLPLWGDALWIWAWSLTGGILVWQMRSRCVGKAESPRRLVLAVGISVSVLYGLCWVILLQGGWLPLIPAAVALVITGGAIAYIPFPSRQPQ, from the coding sequence CCCTGGAGATTGGCGACTATGGCGATCGCCCAGAAGTGGAGGTTTTGGGCAACTTGCCCCCCGCGCCGGAACTGGTTGCACAGTATAGCGGCTGGCAGTCAAGCTATCGCCGTTTGGGCAAGGCTACCCGTATCCTTAAAGCCAAAGGAGCGAAGATTGATGGTTCCCTCAAAACCAGGAAACAAGAATGCCGCACCCAATCCTTTGAGTTTTGCGATCGCCTCAATACCTGGCTCAAGGCTGAGTCCTTTCTCTCAATCCGAGAAAAGTGGCTCTCAAAAGTCAGCACCTCTGATCAGGTGCGGGTGCTCATTCGTGCCAACAACCCGCAACTCTGGCAACTCCCCTGGCACCAGTGGGATTTATTGGAACGCTACACCTTTGCAGAAATTGGAATCAGTTCTCTGGAGTGTGAAGCACCTCCGAGAAGAGAGAAGCCTCCTGATCGCTCACAGGTTAAAATTCTCGCGATTTTGGGCAATAGCCAAGACATTCAAGTAGAACAAGACCGACAACGGCTAGAGAATTTACCCAACGCCGCCACAACATTTTTGGTGGAACCGCAACGCCAAGAACTCAATGATCAACTTTGGCAGCAGCATTGGGATATTTTATTCTTTGCAGGTCATAGTCAGACCGAAGGTGAAAGAGGGCGGATTTATCTCAACCAAACCGATAGCTTAACCCTGGACGAACTCAAGTATTCCCTACAAAAAGCAGTGGCAGGCGGGTTGCAACTAGCGATTTTCAACTCCTGTGATGGATTGGGATTAGCTAGGGAGTTAGACAAATTGCACATCCCCCAAATGATTGTGATGCGGGAACCAGTGCCAGACCTTGTGGCACAGGAATTTTTAAAGTATTTTCTTGATAGCTTTGCCAGGGGTGAGTCTCTCTATCGAGCCGTGCAGGAAGCGCGGCAGCAATTGCAAGGTTTAGAAGATGACTTTCCCTGTGCTAGCTGGTTGCCCGTGATTTATCAGAATCCTGCGGCTGTGCCTTTGACATGGTTACAATCGCCCGAACCTGCCACAGAACTTCCCTCTGTACAACCGGTTCCCCCAACCTTGCCCCCCTGGCATCGCTGGCGAACCGTCTTGGTTACCAGTTGGGTGGTTACCAGCTTAGTGCTGGGGGTGCGATCGCTGGGACTCCTGCAACGTTGGGAGTTAAAAAGCTACGATCAGCTCCTCCGTCAACGTCCTTCAGAATTAGCCGATGCTCGTATCCTGCTAGTGGGAGCCGATGAAGAGGATATTCGTGAATACAAGCATCCGCTACCCGATGCCGTTCTGGCGAAGCTGATTGAAAAACTGGAGCAATATCGACCCGTTGCGATCGGACTGGATATTTTTCGCGACCAAGCTGTACCGCCCGGTCATAATGCACTCGTCACCCAATTAAAGCACAATCAACGTCTGGTTACCGTATGCTTCGGCACCGATCCAGAACATGCGGCTGCCCCTCCGCCCCACAGTCCGGCAGACCAATTAGGCTTTAATGACTTACAACATGACAATGACTATACTGTTCGCCGCTATCTCCAATCCCGTACCCCAAATCCGATCGCTCCCCTTTCAGTTTGCAAGACACCTTATTCCTTCAGCCTGCAACTAGCCTACCGATATTTAGAAGCTAAAGGTATCCCAGTAAACACAACTCCTGATAAAAACTGGCAGTTGGGTCATGTCATCTTTAAACGTTTAGAGCCTCATAGCGGAGGATACCAAAAGCTGGATGCACGGGGAAACCAGGTGTTAATCAATTACCGTAACACTCCTCAGATTGCTCAATTCGTTACTCTCAAACAGGTCTTCGCCGGGAAGTTGGAGCCGGAATGGGTGAAGGATCGGGTCGTTCTGATCGGTGTCACCGCCGCCAGCATTCAAGATGATCACAATACCCCTTATGGCAGAAGACGAGGACTGGAAGTTCATGCACACTTAGTGAGTCAGATGCTCAGTGCTGTTCAGGATGGACGCCCGCTGATTTGGTGGCTGCCTCTATGGGGTGATGCTTTGTGGATTTGGGCTTGGTCACTGACGGGTGGAATACTTGTGTGGCAGATGCGATCGCGTTGTGTGGGCAAGGCAGAATCACCACGACGATTGGTTCTAGCGGTTGGCATCTCTGTTAGTGTTTTGTATGGACTCTGTTGGGTAATCTTGCTCCAAGGGGGTTGGCTACCCCTGATTCCGGCAGCAGTCGCTTTAGTAATTACAGGTGGTGCCATCGCCTACATTCCATTTCCCAGCCGTCAGCCGCAGTAG
- a CDS encoding DUF928 domain-containing protein: MIYVPKLKLGFVTVFAIAGFTLNLAPGWTQSNAQVMADLSLAKVPLPPGTGSPEDPQKPAGTRDGSGVGACQQTDQPFTALVPKNADESLTTAEYPVFWFYIPHASEDIHSIEFSLHNQDETKTVYIAPIQLTKTPGVIGIPLPPSAKSSLKENQSYRWQLTVNCTAQTKPEDAIVLEGLVTRVEQSSNLVGVIWYDELTNRARRYLSEPQNPEVKKAWTELLKSVGLEELVQAPLVSSVGNAKKD; the protein is encoded by the coding sequence ATGATCTACGTACCGAAACTGAAACTTGGCTTTGTTACTGTTTTTGCGATCGCTGGCTTCACCCTCAATTTGGCACCCGGATGGACACAATCCAATGCCCAAGTCATGGCAGATTTGTCACTGGCTAAGGTGCCGCTACCACCCGGAACCGGCTCACCTGAAGATCCGCAGAAACCGGCAGGAACCCGTGATGGTAGTGGAGTTGGAGCCTGCCAGCAGACAGATCAGCCATTTACGGCCTTGGTTCCTAAAAATGCTGATGAAAGTTTAACAACGGCTGAGTATCCGGTGTTTTGGTTTTATATTCCTCATGCTTCTGAGGACATACACTCCATCGAGTTTTCGCTGCACAATCAAGATGAGACAAAGACTGTTTACATAGCTCCCATCCAGCTCACTAAAACACCAGGCGTGATTGGTATTCCCTTGCCACCTAGCGCCAAATCTTCTCTAAAAGAGAATCAGAGCTACCGTTGGCAATTAACTGTTAATTGTACGGCACAAACAAAGCCAGAGGATGCCATTGTTTTAGAGGGTTTGGTGACACGAGTTGAGCAAAGCTCTAATCTTGTTGGTGTCATTTGGTACGATGAATTGACCAATCGAGCTAGACGCTACCTATCTGAACCACAAAATCCTGAAGTGAAGAAGGCTTGGACAGAATTGTTGAAATCTGTGGGCTTGGAAGAACTGGTTCAAGCACCTTTGGTGAGTTCAGTCGGGAATGCTAAAAAAGATTGA
- a CDS encoding C2 family cysteine protease: protein MLDLTTNSKSFLEASVAPHSANLGETVGVIDLITPESAIINSSLGGLALSIDESFIEPIDFLSSNVEALTLIPNKSEVGTNISTSTSTGSNDKITGQPLSDIGVTQLNNTSLNSFNLTTINSQIISDVAVLATDPNGTIATADSVGTLTTSITQTGQIGGNESYGKDTRDYWKFSVNSDFKVNLSLSGLSGNAGLALYNSAGKLLTWSNHGGANSESISHWLGKGDYYALVYSEGNWGGSTNYNLGLQAGTQLSSLITDYTVHQAVSSRIGDGQIDRNDMIAILRSTKDGSVIAEEINDLRDILNDAKAFGLDGYVQNLANKVVNGNVANQKYKGAALGNLFAGSSATHMESLVDKWFLGGDHPVAKSSSGNTTYSYKQASGSLFQNGISYQDIDQGGVGDCYFVASLAGTAFRSPDTIRDMFIDNNDGTFTVRFFNGDKADYVTVDKYLPTTAGGNAVFAGWGGGSYNESNNELWVALAEKAYAQINESAWIGQDNTNSYQGIAYGTLKAISHITGLNNTGYKDLEAGDFNSVVNAFNADRIIYLSDGGHAYTLVGYNATTQMFKVYNPYGSTQDMTWTALDNKFVRWGYSTT, encoded by the coding sequence ATGCTGGATTTAACTACAAATTCTAAGAGCTTTCTGGAAGCATCTGTTGCTCCTCATTCTGCTAATTTAGGTGAGACCGTAGGAGTGATCGACTTAATTACTCCTGAGTCAGCCATCATTAATAGTTCACTGGGTGGCTTGGCATTGAGCATCGATGAGAGCTTTATTGAACCCATTGATTTCCTCTCCTCGAATGTTGAGGCATTGACACTGATTCCGAACAAGAGCGAAGTTGGGACAAATATCTCTACCAGTACATCTACAGGAAGCAACGATAAAATAACGGGTCAGCCGCTTTCTGATATCGGCGTGACCCAGCTCAATAATACTTCATTAAATTCCTTCAACCTTACCACAATCAATAGCCAAATCATTTCTGATGTCGCTGTATTAGCTACAGATCCCAACGGCACGATCGCGACCGCCGATTCCGTAGGTACCTTGACAACCAGTATCACTCAGACGGGTCAAATTGGTGGCAATGAGTCCTATGGGAAGGATACACGCGACTATTGGAAGTTTAGTGTTAACAGTGATTTCAAGGTTAATTTATCGCTGTCTGGCTTGAGTGGAAATGCTGGTTTAGCCTTATATAACAGTGCCGGTAAATTACTCACTTGGTCTAACCATGGAGGCGCTAACTCCGAATCCATCAGCCATTGGCTGGGTAAAGGGGACTACTACGCTTTGGTTTATAGTGAGGGTAACTGGGGTGGCAGCACGAACTACAATCTTGGCCTCCAAGCAGGTACACAGTTAAGTAGTCTCATCACTGACTACACCGTCCACCAAGCTGTATCATCAAGGATTGGAGATGGTCAGATTGACCGCAATGATATGATTGCCATTTTGCGTAGTACTAAAGATGGCAGCGTCATTGCCGAGGAAATTAACGACCTTCGAGATATTTTGAATGATGCTAAGGCTTTCGGTCTTGATGGCTACGTGCAAAATCTGGCTAACAAAGTGGTTAATGGTAATGTTGCCAACCAGAAGTACAAAGGTGCAGCTCTGGGTAACTTGTTTGCAGGTAGTAGTGCCACCCATATGGAAAGCTTAGTGGATAAGTGGTTCCTAGGAGGCGATCATCCAGTTGCCAAATCTTCAAGTGGTAACACAACCTACAGCTACAAGCAGGCTAGTGGATCGCTCTTCCAAAACGGCATCAGCTATCAAGATATAGACCAGGGTGGTGTTGGTGATTGCTACTTCGTCGCGTCTCTAGCGGGAACAGCTTTCCGTTCGCCCGATACAATTCGGGATATGTTCATCGACAACAATGATGGCACATTTACAGTTCGCTTCTTTAACGGAGATAAGGCTGACTACGTCACAGTAGACAAATATTTACCAACTACCGCTGGAGGAAATGCTGTGTTCGCTGGTTGGGGCGGTGGTTCCTATAACGAATCTAACAATGAATTGTGGGTTGCATTAGCGGAAAAAGCCTACGCTCAAATCAACGAGTCAGCATGGATTGGTCAAGATAACACGAATTCTTACCAAGGCATTGCTTATGGTACTCTCAAGGCAATTAGCCACATCACAGGGCTTAATAACACTGGGTATAAGGACTTAGAAGCAGGTGACTTCAATTCAGTTGTGAACGCCTTCAATGCAGATCGCATTATCTATCTCAGTGATGGAGGTCATGCTTACACGCTAGTCGGCTACAATGCCACTACCCAGATGTTTAAAGTCTACAATCCATATGGCTCAACGCAAGACATGACTTGGACAGCATTGGACAACAAGTTTGTCCGCTGGGGTTACTCAACCACCTAA
- a CDS encoding CHAT domain-containing protein, with product MSSKSPLFCHPIRLLRKSAPRRAYQQIVRLSLIALLALITTLSVPALSAQPIEGTAQGISQSSNANLLLQQGIELYETGQFSQAIEVWQQAVSAFVTQGDSLNQALLLRYLSLAYQHLGQWQEAEGAIANSLNLLNNQVQTANTQAYLDVFAKVLNTQGRLQWAQGQWSEALLTWNKAAATYEKAGNKTGVIGSLINHAQALQSLGLTSQAEAELQKIELILNQQSNSELKATGLQNLGKALRQVGKLRQSQAVLLKSRTVAKDFQLSKALGSALLELGNTERALGNRASAIGQEEDEKKHTQAAIAFYQQAADSPPLKLHAQLNLLSLLVETGQWSEAAKLQSTIQGLMVSLPVSQTTIYARLNFARSLTCLQPNLDTSAFSCMSRARQEKRREQLPQQTLVPVSSPEIAQILADTVQQARTLKDRRAESYALGQLGGLYELTEQWSAAQELTQKALLLAEESQAPDIRYRWEWQLGRLWEKQGNRKRAILAYKEAVKTLKSVKSDLLTIDSEVQFSFRDNVEPIHRKLVDLLLRTEESSEPSQSDLQEAIEVIDSLQLAELENFLSCNLSERVQLNQEGDKVDQKAAFIYPIILENRLEVIAKLPGQPLKHHVNSVKRSEVEKTAIDLRSYLLRRNRPEEVIKNATQVYEWLIKPLEPDLENTKEVKTLVFVLDGVLRNIPMSVLYDGKRKEYLMQKPYALALVPGLQLFDLRPLQRERLEVLIAGVSEQRQVEQRTFSALPSVPEELQEVGNIVPSESLLNPKFTEANLQQKINSGAFSAVHIATHGKFSSDPEETYILAYDQLLKSSDLNNLLRINNQSPSRSVELLVLSACETAQGDNRATLGLAGIAVRAGARSVLSTLWQVSDRSTAELMGQFYKELTKPEVTKAEALHQAQLELFKQYKAPYYWAPYVLVGNWL from the coding sequence ATGAGCAGCAAATCGCCTCTATTTTGCCATCCCATTCGACTTTTGAGAAAGTCCGCGCCACGCAGGGCGTACCAACAGATAGTCAGACTAAGCCTTATAGCACTGTTGGCACTTATAACAACCTTATCTGTTCCGGCTCTGTCAGCTCAACCGATTGAAGGCACTGCTCAAGGCATTTCTCAGAGTTCCAATGCCAACTTGTTATTGCAACAGGGTATAGAACTCTATGAGACTGGACAGTTTTCGCAGGCGATAGAGGTTTGGCAGCAGGCAGTTTCTGCTTTTGTAACTCAAGGAGATAGCCTGAACCAAGCGCTGCTCTTACGCTATCTTTCATTGGCTTATCAACACTTGGGACAGTGGCAGGAAGCAGAAGGAGCGATTGCAAACAGCCTGAACCTTCTAAATAACCAGGTACAAACAGCTAACACCCAGGCATACTTAGATGTTTTCGCCAAAGTATTAAATACTCAAGGTCGCCTGCAATGGGCACAAGGACAGTGGTCAGAAGCTCTTTTAACCTGGAACAAAGCAGCCGCTACCTACGAAAAAGCAGGGAATAAAACAGGTGTTATTGGTAGTTTGATTAACCACGCCCAAGCTCTACAATCCTTAGGCTTAACCAGTCAAGCTGAGGCGGAACTACAAAAAATTGAGCTAATTCTAAATCAACAATCAAACTCTGAACTCAAGGCAACTGGATTGCAGAATCTGGGTAAAGCTCTCAGACAAGTTGGCAAACTAAGACAGTCTCAAGCGGTTTTGCTCAAAAGTCGGACAGTGGCTAAAGATTTTCAACTCTCCAAAGCGCTGGGTTCGGCTTTGCTGGAGTTGGGAAATACCGAACGCGCCTTGGGTAATAGAGCGAGCGCGATTGGTCAGGAAGAAGATGAAAAGAAGCATACTCAAGCTGCGATCGCATTTTATCAACAGGCCGCTGATTCACCTCCCCTCAAACTTCATGCTCAGTTAAATTTGCTCAGTCTTTTGGTAGAAACTGGACAATGGTCAGAAGCCGCCAAACTACAATCCACAATCCAGGGGTTGATGGTTAGTTTACCGGTGAGTCAAACAACGATTTATGCCCGACTTAACTTTGCTCGCAGTCTGACTTGTCTCCAGCCCAATCTTGACACGAGCGCGTTTTCATGCATGAGCCGCGCTCGCCAAGAAAAGCGAAGGGAACAGCTTCCCCAGCAAACCCTTGTTCCAGTTTCCTCGCCAGAAATTGCCCAAATTCTAGCCGATACTGTCCAACAGGCTCGCACTCTGAAAGACCGAAGGGCTGAGTCCTATGCTTTGGGACAGCTAGGTGGGCTGTATGAACTGACTGAACAGTGGTCAGCAGCCCAAGAACTTACCCAGAAAGCGCTCCTCCTAGCTGAGGAGAGTCAAGCTCCCGATATTCGCTACCGTTGGGAATGGCAACTGGGACGTTTATGGGAAAAACAGGGAAATCGAAAAAGAGCGATTCTTGCCTATAAAGAAGCCGTTAAAACTCTCAAATCCGTCAAGAGCGATTTACTCACCATTGACTCAGAGGTACAGTTTTCTTTTCGGGACAATGTAGAACCGATTCACCGTAAACTCGTTGATTTGCTATTAAGAACTGAGGAAAGTTCGGAACCGAGCCAATCCGATCTGCAAGAGGCGATTGAGGTTATTGATTCCCTTCAGTTAGCTGAATTGGAAAATTTTTTGAGCTGTAACCTTTCTGAGAGAGTACAGCTTAACCAAGAGGGTGACAAGGTAGACCAGAAAGCAGCATTTATTTATCCAATTATTCTGGAAAACCGCTTAGAAGTGATTGCTAAACTTCCAGGACAACCTCTAAAACACCATGTCAATTCTGTCAAACGGAGTGAGGTCGAAAAAACAGCAATTGATTTGCGATCATACCTATTAAGACGTAACCGTCCAGAAGAAGTCATCAAAAATGCCACACAAGTTTACGAATGGCTAATCAAACCTCTAGAGCCAGACCTAGAAAACACTAAAGAAGTTAAAACATTAGTGTTTGTGCTCGATGGGGTTCTGCGAAATATTCCCATGTCAGTGCTTTATGATGGCAAGCGGAAGGAGTATCTGATGCAGAAACCGTATGCGCTTGCTTTGGTTCCAGGCTTACAGCTTTTCGACCTCCGACCCCTGCAACGAGAACGGTTAGAGGTTTTGATAGCGGGAGTGAGTGAACAGCGACAAGTTGAGCAGCGAACGTTTAGCGCACTCCCCAGCGTGCCAGAGGAATTGCAAGAAGTGGGAAATATAGTACCTTCAGAATCACTGCTGAATCCCAAATTTACGGAAGCAAATCTGCAACAAAAGATTAACTCAGGAGCGTTTTCTGCCGTTCATATTGCAACTCATGGTAAGTTCAGTTCTGACCCTGAAGAAACCTATATTTTGGCTTACGATCAGCTCCTCAAAAGCAGCGACTTGAATAACTTGCTTCGGATTAACAACCAAAGTCCATCTAGGAGTGTTGAGTTACTCGTCCTGAGTGCTTGTGAGACAGCGCAAGGAGATAACCGAGCAACATTGGGGTTAGCTGGGATAGCGGTGAGAGCGGGCGCGCGGAGTGTACTCTCAACCCTGTGGCAAGTGAGCGATCGCTCTACGGCTGAATTGATGGGGCAATTCTACAAGGAGTTAACTAAGCCTGAAGTGACAAAGGCTGAGGCACTGCATCAGGCTCAGTTAGAACTCTTTAAGCAATATAAAGCTCCCTACTATTGGGCACCTTATGTTCTAGTGGGAAATTGGCTTTAG
- a CDS encoding two-partner secretion domain-containing protein has product MSINSRAKNEENGSANLTDYLSIFILNRAIFLLINFLLGGAIASLGNPTLAQIIPDATLGAEPSVVTPLDDLGLPIDEIDGGATRGTNLFHSFLAFNVEADRGAYFYSPAGIQNILARVTGGNPSRILGLVGTFGDSTANLFLINPNGIIFGPNAQLDVESSFVATTANSLVFENGLAFSATAPQSPPLLTINVPLGLQYGGNARSIETQGSRLQVLEGKTLALVGGNLQLNRTLLEAPEGRVELAGVSDSGTIGLEVNNSSLRLNVPEAIARTDVSVNGSVIRSLGDGGSITIYADNLTIDRSSVRAGFDADFGFNGTQAGDITLDAIGEVNIGQGSIVANSVLPDSTGNSGNVNIKATFVSLTDNAQIGAITFGQGNAGKILIEAKDSVSLTGNTSIRSNVGSDAEGNGGDINIQTPLLSLTDGADLSTSTFGQGDSGNITVQANESILLVNGRIYSAVREGSIGKGGKINIQTNSLSLSEGSALDSSVEEGGIGSGGDINLSVGSLSLTDNSVLFADTAGQGNAGTITVRANDFISLTSSKIYSNVDFGANGQAGNIDIQTGYLSLVDGSRISNSTFGTGNAGSIFVQANDSISLIGDTSAIISGVAWEAQGNGGDIQLAAKSLWLTNGAQLFAATFGAGNSGNIAINISDTVNLSGVGSTTGFSSGLLTNTEEGAGGQGGDIRVTTSTLRVSDGAVLSAVSRSSFKGGNINVDANTLEVTNGGQLLTTAFSSGDAGNITVNTSDRVILAGNDSTFTARLAQFDQVDTDGSASGLFARTEGTGAAGNVIVNTPLLTVQDTAQVSASTSGGTGGSIAVTANRFEAINGGQLRTTTAGSNQAGNITLRVHEDVTLAGSDSGLFANTERGSIGNGGSILISNPKTMVIREGASVAVDSQGAGEGGNIQIQAGAITLNNNASISAETASNAGGGITLQVQDLLLMRHGSRISTTAGTAQAGGDGGNIAIDAQFILAVPKENSDITANAFTGRGGNINITTQGIYGLQFRPLLTPLSDITASSEFGVNGTVQIITPDVDPSQGLVNLPIEPVNVEVAQGCQAAEQQGAVEFFDTGRGGLAPNPYEPISSSDIWEDVPSATQGTELEARAVPVSAALATPPDQIVEAQGWRINQKGEVVLVAEVPITGTQRRCRLR; this is encoded by the coding sequence GTGTCAATTAATAGCCGAGCAAAAAATGAGGAAAACGGCTCGGCAAATCTTACCGATTATTTATCTATATTTATTCTAAATAGAGCTATTTTTCTCTTAATAAATTTTTTGCTCGGTGGAGCGATCGCTTCTTTGGGAAATCCTACCCTGGCTCAAATTATTCCCGATGCTACTTTAGGGGCTGAACCTTCTGTTGTTACACCCCTTGATGACCTGGGATTGCCGATTGACGAAATCGATGGTGGAGCAACTAGAGGTACAAATCTATTCCACAGCTTTTTAGCATTTAATGTTGAGGCTGATCGAGGAGCCTACTTCTATAGTCCAGCGGGTATTCAGAACATTCTGGCACGGGTGACGGGTGGTAATCCATCCAGAATTTTGGGTCTAGTCGGTACTTTTGGTGATTCGACAGCTAACTTATTTTTGATTAATCCCAATGGGATTATCTTTGGACCCAATGCCCAGTTGGATGTGGAGAGTTCATTTGTCGCGACAACAGCCAACAGTTTGGTGTTTGAAAATGGCTTGGCGTTTAGTGCTACTGCGCCCCAATCTCCTCCCCTGCTTACCATTAATGTTCCTCTGGGATTGCAATATGGAGGTAATGCCAGAAGTATCGAAACGCAGGGGTCTAGACTCCAAGTGCTTGAGGGTAAAACCTTAGCTCTTGTCGGTGGTAATTTGCAGCTCAATCGCACGCTGTTGGAGGCTCCGGAGGGTCGAGTCGAGTTGGCGGGGGTAAGTGATTCGGGAACCATTGGATTGGAGGTTAATAACAGCAGTCTACGTTTAAACGTTCCTGAAGCTATAGCACGGACAGATGTCTCAGTTAATGGCAGCGTAATTAGGAGCCTCGGTGATGGTGGTAGCATTACCATTTATGCCGATAATCTAACCATTGACCGCAGTAGTGTTAGGGCTGGATTCGATGCCGATTTTGGGTTTAATGGCACTCAGGCAGGAGATATCACACTTGATGCCATAGGAGAGGTAAACATAGGACAGGGAAGTATCGTGGCCAACTCTGTACTTCCGGATTCTACTGGGAATAGCGGCAACGTAAATATCAAAGCTACATTTGTTTCTTTAACCGATAACGCTCAAATAGGCGCTATTACTTTCGGGCAGGGAAACGCTGGAAAAATATTAATTGAGGCCAAGGACTCTGTCTCATTGACAGGAAACACTAGTATCAGGAGCAATGTGGGTTCTGATGCTGAAGGTAACGGTGGCGACATCAATATCCAGACTCCGTTGCTTTCCTTAACTGATGGTGCTGACCTGAGTACGAGTACCTTTGGTCAAGGAGATTCTGGCAATATCACCGTGCAGGCTAACGAATCTATTTTGCTAGTAAATGGTCGAATCTACAGCGCTGTAAGAGAAGGCTCTATCGGGAAAGGGGGCAAAATCAATATACAAACTAACTCACTCTCCTTAAGTGAAGGTTCTGCTTTAGATTCCAGCGTAGAAGAAGGAGGTATCGGCTCAGGGGGTGACATTAACCTCAGCGTTGGTTCACTTTCCTTGACTGATAACTCTGTCTTGTTTGCTGATACGGCTGGGCAGGGAAATGCCGGAACTATAACCGTTCGAGCCAATGATTTTATTTCCCTTACCAGTAGCAAAATCTACTCTAATGTAGACTTTGGAGCTAACGGTCAGGCCGGAAACATTGATATCCAGACAGGTTACCTATCTCTAGTAGATGGGAGCCGTATCTCTAACAGCACCTTCGGCACAGGAAATGCTGGCAGCATTTTTGTACAGGCGAATGATTCTATCTCGCTCATCGGTGATACCAGCGCTATTATCAGTGGCGTGGCATGGGAAGCACAGGGCAATGGTGGCGACATCCAGCTTGCAGCTAAATCCCTCTGGTTAACCAACGGCGCTCAACTCTTTGCCGCCACCTTTGGAGCAGGAAACTCAGGAAATATTGCAATCAACATTTCAGATACTGTTAACCTCTCTGGCGTGGGTTCAACCACAGGCTTCTCTAGTGGGTTATTGACTAACACGGAAGAAGGTGCTGGGGGTCAGGGTGGTGATATCCGAGTTACTACCAGTACCTTGCGAGTATCGGATGGCGCAGTATTGAGTGCCGTAAGCCGGAGTTCCTTTAAGGGCGGTAATATCAATGTCGATGCCAATACGCTTGAGGTTACCAATGGTGGACAACTCCTCACCACGGCCTTCAGTAGCGGAGATGCAGGTAACATTACAGTTAATACCAGCGATCGCGTCATCCTAGCTGGCAATGATTCCACTTTTACTGCACGCCTCGCCCAATTTGATCAAGTTGATACGGATGGCTCTGCCAGTGGTTTATTTGCTAGGACTGAAGGTACTGGGGCTGCTGGAAATGTGATAGTTAATACCCCACTGTTGACTGTCCAGGATACAGCACAGGTTTCTGCTTCTACCTCCGGTGGCACTGGTGGTAGTATCGCTGTGACGGCAAATCGTTTTGAGGCTATCAATGGCGGACAACTCCGCACCACTACAGCCGGCAGCAATCAGGCTGGAAACATCACCCTAAGAGTACATGAGGATGTTACCCTAGCCGGATCTGACAGTGGTCTGTTTGCCAACACAGAGCGCGGTTCTATCGGCAACGGCGGCAGCATTCTCATTAGTAACCCCAAGACGATGGTGATTCGAGAGGGCGCAAGTGTCGCAGTGGATAGCCAGGGCGCGGGGGAAGGCGGTAACATCCAGATTCAGGCTGGTGCTATAACCCTGAACAATAATGCTTCAATCTCTGCTGAAACAGCGAGTAACGCAGGTGGCGGTATTACCCTACAGGTGCAGGATTTATTACTGATGCGTCATGGTAGCCGTATATCCACAACCGCAGGCACGGCTCAAGCTGGGGGAGATGGTGGCAATATCGCGATTGATGCTCAGTTTATCCTTGCTGTCCCTAAAGAGAATAGCGACATTACCGCCAATGCCTTCACAGGTCGAGGCGGCAATATCAATATTACAACTCAAGGTATTTATGGCCTTCAATTCCGCCCCCTCCTGACTCCGTTGAGTGATATTACCGCCAGTTCTGAGTTTGGGGTAAACGGCACTGTGCAGATTATCACGCCCGATGTTGACCCCAGCCAGGGATTAGTGAACTTACCCATTGAGCCAGTCAACGTAGAGGTTGCACAAGGCTGCCAAGCCGCTGAACAGCAGGGAGCTGTTGAGTTTTTCGATACTGGCAGAGGGGGTTTAGCACCTAATCCTTACGAACCGATAAGCAGCAGTGACATTTGGGAAGATGTACCCTCTGCCACACAGGGAACTGAACTTGAGGCTCGTGCTGTTCCTGTCTCTGCCGCACTCGCAACCCCACCTGACCAAATTGTCGAGGCTCAAGGGTGGCGGATTAACCAAAAAGGGGAAGTTGTCCTCGTGGCTGAGGTGCCTATCACTGGCACCCAACGTCGCTGTCGCCTACGCTAG